A window of Hypanus sabinus isolate sHypSab1 unplaced genomic scaffold, sHypSab1.hap1 scaffold_294, whole genome shotgun sequence contains these coding sequences:
- the LOC132388298 gene encoding zinc finger protein 850-like yields the protein MAHQRVHTREKPFTCSVCGKGFTQSSNLRSPQRVHTGERPFTCSECEKRFTQSSNLRSPQRVHTGERRFTCSVCGKRFTRSSNLLVHQRVHTGEKPFTCSECGKGFSELSNLLVHQRVHSGEKPFTCSVCAKGFTQSSNLQSHQRVHTGEKPFTCSECGKGFSELSNLLVHQRVHSGEKPFTCSVCAKGFTRSSSLQSHQRVHTGEKPFTCSECGKGFSALSSQLRHQRVHTGEKPFTCSECGKGFSELSSLLRHQRVHTGEKPFTCSECGKGFSELSSLLRHQRVHTGQKPFTCSECGKRFTQSSQLQSHLPVHTGERPFTCSDCGKGFTLISRLQRHQRVHTGEKPFNCSVCGKGFTQSSHLRSHQRVHTGEKPFTCSVCGKRFTVSSHLQSHQRIHTGVKPFTCSECGKGFTQSSNLRSHQRVHTGERPFICSECGKRFTHSSALQRHQRAHTGEKPFTCSECGKGFTQSSYLLRHESVHTGEKPFNCTECGKRFTLSSHLLEHQRVHTGEMPFPCSECGKRFTRSSDLQTHQRVHTGEKPFPCSECGKRFTLSSNLLKHQRVHTGEMPFPCSECGKRFTRSSDLQSHQRVHTGEKPFPCSECGKRFSHSRSLQRHQSVHTGEKPFICLVCGKRFTESSRLLEHQRVHTGEKPFICLVCGKRFNNSSRLLEHQRAHT from the coding sequence atggctcaccagcgagttcacactagggagaagccattcacctgttcagtctgtgggaagggattcactcagtcatccaacctacggagtccccagcgagttcacactggggagaggccgttcacctgttcagaatgtgagaagagattcactcagtcatccaacctacggagtccccagcgagttcacactggagagaggcgcttcacctgctcagtctgtgggaagagattcactcggtcatccaacctactggtacatcagcgagttcacactggggagaagccattcacctgctcagaatgtgggaaaggattcagtgagttatccaacctactggtacatcagcgagttcactctggggagaagccattcacatgctcagtctgtgcgaagggattcactcagtcatccaacctacagagtcatcagcgagttcacactggggagaagccattcacctgctcagaatgtgggaaaggattcagtgagttatccaacctactggtacatcagcgagttcactctggggagaagccattcacctgctcagtctgtgcgaagggattcactcggtcatccagcctacagagtcatcagcgagttcacactggggagaagccattcacctgctcagaatgtgggaaaggattcagtgcttTATCCAGCCaactgagacatcagcgagttcacactggggagaagccattcacatgctcagaatgtgggaaaggattcagtgagttatccagcctactgagacatcagcgagttcacactggggagaagccgttcacctgctcagaatgtgggaaaggattcagtgagttatccagcctactgagacatcagcgagttcacactgggcagaaaccgttcacctgttcagaatgcgggaagagattcactcagtcatcccaactacagagtcatctgccagttcacactggggagaggccattcacctgctcagactgtggaaaaggattcactctgatatcccgcctacagagacatcagcgagttcacacgggggagaagccattcaactgctcagtctgtgggaagggattcacccagtcatcccacctacggagtcaccagcgtgttcacactggggagaagccattcacctgctcagtctgtgggaagagattcactgtgtcatcccacctacagagtcatcagcgaattcacactggggtgaagccgttcacctgttcagaatgtgggaagggattcactcagtcatccaacctacggagtcatcagcgagttcacactggagagaggccattcatctgctcagaatgtgggaagagattcactcattcatccgccCTACAAAGAcaccagcgagctcacactggggagaagccgttcacctgctcagaatgtgggaagggattcactcagtcatcctacCTACTGAGACATGAGAGTGTTCACACCGGTGAAAAGCCGTTCAATTGCACAGAATGTGGGAAACGGTTCACTCTGTCATCCCACCTTCtggaacaccagcgagttcacactggggagatgccgttcccctgctcagaatgtgggaagagattcactcgctcaTCCGACCTGCAgactcatcagcgagttcacactggagagaagccattcccctgctcagaatgtgggaaacggttcactctgtcatccaaccttctgaaacaccagcgagttcacactggggagatgccgttcccctgctcagaatgtgggaagagattcactcgctcatccgacctgcagagtcatcagcgagttcacactggggagaagccattcccctgctcagaatgtgggaagaggttcagtcactcacgctccctgcagagacaccagtcagttcacactggggagaagccgttcatctgcttagtctgtgggaagagattcactgagtcatccagattactggaacatcagcgagttcacactggggagaagccgttcatctgcttagtctgtgggaagagattcaataACTCATCCAGATTGCTGGAACATCAGCGAGCTCACACTTga